A window of the Henckelia pumila isolate YLH828 chromosome 3, ASM3356847v2, whole genome shotgun sequence genome harbors these coding sequences:
- the LOC140892054 gene encoding ubiquitin-like-specific protease 2 isoform X1 produces MKFYPFPKNYQRKRSARKRRVDFCSQVSLFPGADEISKGFAAAESRDRSDGGYKKTIKYFVRVMTSQCVHEELESFPGPEERNLLDRRLPVLLSPRDPKSKGKVATNGGEPFSPNTGGVSVGRTSNKLKGTRASLKSRKRKNKRKIGLSDSDEIIPSRIRFRGQARRVPDSCNTGSTERRKLDSGTFLHYFMHIWNDFSEEKVESIAFFDPLWFNLYADERNRSMVMDWIKEMGIFLKKYVLVPIVLWSHWSLLIFCNLGEGLDSEYGTPCLLLLDSLHAIGPKRLEPLIRRLLSDIYKIEGRTETREQLKKLPLLIPKVPQQKNGEECGYIVLYYISLFVESAPENFSASHGYPYFMNKDWFTDEGLESFYKRLDSFPPLPNDHDDSASTDSDACVETVSADKNGGKTVICLD; encoded by the exons ATGAAGTTTTACCCTTTCCCAAAAAACTACCAGAGGAAAAGGTCGGCGAGAAAGAGACGTGTTGATTTTTGTAGCCAAGTCTCCTTGTTTCCAG GGGCCGATGAAATTTCAAAGGGTTTTGCGGCGGCCGAGAGTCGAGATCGAAGCGATG GTGGATACAAGAAGACAATTAAGTATTTTGTGCGAGTTATGACAAGTCAATGTGTCCATGAGGAGCTAGAAAGCTTCCCAGGACCCGAAGAAAGAAATCTCCTTGATAGACGTTTACCGGTGTTGTTATCCCCTCGAGATCCAAAATCAAAAGGAAAAGTTGCAACGAATGGAGGAGAGCCATTTAGTCCTAACACTG GAGGCGTTTCTGTGGGAAGAACATCCAACAAACTAAAGGGTACACGTGCATCTTTAAAGAGTCGGAAGAGGAAAAATAAGCGAAAAATTGGGTTGAGTGATTCTGATGAAATTATTCCCAGTCGTATTCGTTTTCGTGGGCAAGCAAGGAGGGTTCCGGACAGCTGTAATACAGGATCCACTGAACGGAGAAAGTTGGACTCTGGTACATTCCTTCACTACTTCAT GCATATATGGAATGATTTTTCTGAAGAAAAGGTGGAGTCAATTGCATTTTTCGACCCTTTATGGTTTAATTTGTATGCTGATGAAAGAAATAGATCGATGGTTATGGATTGGATAAAGGAAATGGGCATattcttgaagaaatatgttTTAGTTCCAATTGTGCTCTG GTCTCATTGGAGTCTCTTGATCTTCTGCAACTTGGGTGAAGGTCTAGATTCAGAATATGGTACTCCTTGCTTGCTATTACTGGATTCATTGCATGCCATAGGTCCTAAGCGACTTGAGCCCCTAATAAGAAG GCTCCTCTCTGACATATACAAAATAGAGGGAAGAACGGAAACTAGAGAACAGCTTAAAAAACTGCCACTCTTGATTCCTAAG GTACCACAGCAGAAGAATGGCGAGGAATGTGGATACATAGTTCTCTACTATATAAGCTTGTTTGTAGAGAGTGCTCCTGAAAATTTCAGCGCATCCCATGGCTACCCGTATTTC ATGAATAAAGACTGGTTTACCGACGAAGGGCTCGAGTCTTTCTACAAAAGACTCGATTCTTTTCCTCCTCTCCCAAATGATCACGACGACTCCGCGTCAACGGATTCTGATGCATGTGTTGAAACTGTTTCTGCGGACAAGAATGGTGGTAAAACGGTTATTTGTCTAGACTAG
- the LOC140892054 gene encoding probable ubiquitin-like-specific protease 2B isoform X2 — MTSQCVHEELESFPGPEERNLLDRRLPVLLSPRDPKSKGKVATNGGEPFSPNTGGVSVGRTSNKLKGTRASLKSRKRKNKRKIGLSDSDEIIPSRIRFRGQARRVPDSCNTGSTERRKLDSGTFLHYFMHIWNDFSEEKVESIAFFDPLWFNLYADERNRSMVMDWIKEMGIFLKKYVLVPIVLWSHWSLLIFCNLGEGLDSEYGTPCLLLLDSLHAIGPKRLEPLIRRLLSDIYKIEGRTETREQLKKLPLLIPKVPQQKNGEECGYIVLYYISLFVESAPENFSASHGYPYFMNKDWFTDEGLESFYKRLDSFPPLPNDHDDSASTDSDACVETVSADKNGGKTVICLD; from the exons ATGACAAGTCAATGTGTCCATGAGGAGCTAGAAAGCTTCCCAGGACCCGAAGAAAGAAATCTCCTTGATAGACGTTTACCGGTGTTGTTATCCCCTCGAGATCCAAAATCAAAAGGAAAAGTTGCAACGAATGGAGGAGAGCCATTTAGTCCTAACACTG GAGGCGTTTCTGTGGGAAGAACATCCAACAAACTAAAGGGTACACGTGCATCTTTAAAGAGTCGGAAGAGGAAAAATAAGCGAAAAATTGGGTTGAGTGATTCTGATGAAATTATTCCCAGTCGTATTCGTTTTCGTGGGCAAGCAAGGAGGGTTCCGGACAGCTGTAATACAGGATCCACTGAACGGAGAAAGTTGGACTCTGGTACATTCCTTCACTACTTCAT GCATATATGGAATGATTTTTCTGAAGAAAAGGTGGAGTCAATTGCATTTTTCGACCCTTTATGGTTTAATTTGTATGCTGATGAAAGAAATAGATCGATGGTTATGGATTGGATAAAGGAAATGGGCATattcttgaagaaatatgttTTAGTTCCAATTGTGCTCTG GTCTCATTGGAGTCTCTTGATCTTCTGCAACTTGGGTGAAGGTCTAGATTCAGAATATGGTACTCCTTGCTTGCTATTACTGGATTCATTGCATGCCATAGGTCCTAAGCGACTTGAGCCCCTAATAAGAAG GCTCCTCTCTGACATATACAAAATAGAGGGAAGAACGGAAACTAGAGAACAGCTTAAAAAACTGCCACTCTTGATTCCTAAG GTACCACAGCAGAAGAATGGCGAGGAATGTGGATACATAGTTCTCTACTATATAAGCTTGTTTGTAGAGAGTGCTCCTGAAAATTTCAGCGCATCCCATGGCTACCCGTATTTC ATGAATAAAGACTGGTTTACCGACGAAGGGCTCGAGTCTTTCTACAAAAGACTCGATTCTTTTCCTCCTCTCCCAAATGATCACGACGACTCCGCGTCAACGGATTCTGATGCATGTGTTGAAACTGTTTCTGCGGACAAGAATGGTGGTAAAACGGTTATTTGTCTAGACTAG